A window of Nicotiana tabacum cultivar K326 chromosome 24, ASM71507v2, whole genome shotgun sequence contains these coding sequences:
- the LOC107791823 gene encoding uncharacterized protein LOC107791823, which yields MSYNEGSIVDLKYDHKLHFRYFFLSVGAFIKGFAHMRNVNTVDGTFLSDKYGSCLLSVVAQDKENHIFPIAFCVVNKERDDSWTYFFEQLRHIVDENVQLCIISDRHVSIGNVFRKVFFVTYHGFCTRHIAENMCQRFRCGILIKYFFSAAQSYSTKDFFDHFMQLRDKSKEVANCLANEIGFQKWSRVFFLGNWYVMLTTNIADSLNAMLKDQRYFPIIGLFNHIIRKFAEKFEERHNEMKNALTLFVPSAKKKIKNNMVIGDTLWVHQLDNN from the coding sequence ATGTCCTATAATGAAGGAAGTATTGTTGATTTGAAGTATGATCATAAACTGCATTTTCGATATTTTTTCTTATCTGTTGGAGCTTTCATTAAGGGATTCGCGCATATGAGAAATGTTAATACTGTTGATGGGACATTTCTGAGTGACAAGTATGGAAGCTGCTTGTTATCTGTTGTAGCACAAGATAAAGAAAATCACATTTTTCCAATTGCGTTCTGTGTAGTCAATAAAGAGCGCGATGATTCTTGGACCTACTTTTTTGAACAGTTGCGGCACATTGTTGATGAAAATGTTCAATTGTGCATTATATCTGATCGACATGTGTCTATTGGGAATGTCTTCAGAAAAGTTTTTTTTGTCACTTATCATGGTTTTTGCACGCGTCACATTGCTGAAAATATGTGCCAGAGGTTTCGTTGTGGGATTTTAATTAAGTATTTCTTTTCTGCTGCACAGTCATACAGTACTAAGGATTTCTTTGACCATTTTATGCAATTGCGTGATAAAAGCAAGGAAGTAGCTAACTGCCTCGCGAATGAAATTGGGTTCCAAAAGTGGAGCAGGGTCTTCTTTCTAGGAAACTGGTACGTCATGTTAACAACAAACATTGCAGACTCGCTTAACGCAATGCTTAAAGACCAAAGATACTTCCCGATCATTGGCCTATTCAATCATATTATTCGAAAGTTTGCAGAAAAATTCGAGGAGAGgcataatgaaatgaaaaatgcttTGACCCTTTTTGTTCCTTCTGCTAAAAAGAAGATTAAGAATAATATGGTTATCGGCGACACGCTTTGGGTGCATCAATTAGATAATAACTAG